Proteins encoded by one window of Gammaproteobacteria bacterium:
- a CDS encoding amylo-alpha-1,6-glucosidase, translated as MAVRKATPKKQTPPPDRGAPPLIRFGRETCGDLAQAERREWWLSNGRGGYAAGTLAHTLTRRYHGLLIAPVEPPLGRHLVLAKADATLIDGEREWPLFSNRWTGGAVAPAGHVHIESFHLDGRLPVWRYALGDVVIEQRIWMEHGRDATCVAWRLLGKPGRPLALRVSLLANARDHHHVMAAGGFAPNIRVEGTGLRVTHHDHFTLNLLPEGGTLEADATWIEGVDLPAEHERGLEDRDNHLRVGTLHIELKPGHWTGLTAVLDGEPAIALAESLAQARARDAALLQQARPALPDAPAWIDQLVLAADNFVFARPAKEAAADRSLFPSPPGRRWPAGPDEGDPNGESIIAGYPWFGDWGRDTMIALPGLALATGRFDTAKRILATFARFVDGGMLPNVFPGAGGTAEYNTVDAALWYVEAWRAYVEASGDDATLAEVFPVLAEIIDAHVHGTRYGIGVDPADGLLRAGEPGVQLTWMDAKVGDWVVTPRMGKPVEINALWYNALCCMADFAKQLGQNVKPYTALVKRTKAGFRRFVSADGGGLLDVLDGPHGDDASIRPNQILAVSLPHSPLTKKQQQAVVAVCARVLLTSYGLRSLSPGHPDYRPYYSGGVWERDGAYHQGTVWAWLLGHYALAEHRVTGDAALALSRLEPLADHLRDAGLGTVSEIFDADPPHHPRGAPAQAWSVACALEAWWRISALNGRK; from the coding sequence ATGGCCGTGCGCAAAGCCACTCCCAAAAAACAAACCCCTCCGCCCGACCGCGGGGCCCCGCCTCTCATCCGCTTCGGCCGCGAGACCTGCGGCGACCTGGCCCAGGCCGAGCGCCGCGAGTGGTGGCTGAGCAACGGCCGCGGCGGCTACGCGGCGGGCACCCTCGCGCACACGCTGACGCGCCGCTATCACGGCCTGCTCATCGCGCCCGTCGAGCCGCCGCTGGGCCGCCACCTGGTGCTGGCCAAGGCCGACGCCACCCTCATCGACGGCGAACGCGAATGGCCCCTGTTCAGCAACCGCTGGACCGGCGGTGCGGTCGCGCCCGCGGGCCACGTGCATATCGAATCCTTTCATCTCGACGGCCGCCTGCCGGTATGGCGCTACGCCCTCGGCGACGTGGTTATCGAACAGCGCATCTGGATGGAGCACGGCCGCGACGCCACCTGTGTCGCCTGGCGGCTACTGGGTAAACCGGGCCGCCCGCTGGCGCTGCGCGTGAGCCTGCTGGCCAATGCGCGCGACCATCACCATGTCATGGCGGCGGGCGGATTCGCGCCGAATATCCGGGTGGAGGGTACGGGCCTGCGGGTCACGCACCACGATCACTTCACCCTGAATCTGCTCCCCGAGGGTGGTACGCTGGAGGCGGACGCCACCTGGATCGAAGGCGTCGATCTGCCCGCCGAGCACGAGCGGGGCCTGGAGGACCGCGACAATCATCTGCGCGTGGGCACTCTGCATATCGAATTGAAACCCGGCCACTGGACCGGGCTGACCGCCGTCCTCGACGGCGAACCCGCCATCGCCCTCGCCGAGTCCCTCGCCCAGGCGCGGGCGCGCGACGCCGCGCTGTTGCAACAGGCGCGGCCGGCGTTGCCGGACGCGCCGGCGTGGATCGACCAGCTCGTGCTCGCCGCCGACAACTTTGTATTTGCCCGTCCCGCAAAAGAAGCGGCCGCCGACCGCAGCCTTTTCCCTTCTCCCCCCGGGAGAAGGTGGCCCGCAGGGCCGGATGAGGGCGATCCCAACGGAGAATCCATCATCGCCGGCTACCCCTGGTTCGGCGACTGGGGCCGCGACACCATGATCGCACTGCCCGGCCTGGCGCTGGCCACCGGCCGCTTCGACACGGCCAAACGCATCCTCGCCACCTTCGCCCGCTTCGTGGACGGCGGCATGCTGCCCAACGTCTTCCCCGGCGCGGGCGGAACGGCGGAATACAACACGGTGGACGCGGCGCTATGGTACGTCGAGGCGTGGCGCGCCTATGTCGAGGCCAGCGGCGACGATGCCACCCTGGCGGAGGTGTTTCCCGTCCTGGCGGAGATCATCGATGCCCACGTCCACGGCACCCGCTACGGCATCGGCGTCGACCCCGCAGACGGCCTGCTGCGCGCCGGCGAGCCCGGCGTGCAACTGACCTGGATGGACGCCAAGGTCGGCGACTGGGTGGTGACGCCGCGCATGGGCAAGCCGGTGGAGATCAACGCGCTCTGGTACAACGCGCTGTGCTGCATGGCCGATTTTGCGAAGCAACTGGGCCAGAACGTTAAGCCCTATACCGCGCTGGTGAAACGCACCAAGGCCGGGTTCCGGCGTTTCGTCAGTGCCGATGGCGGCGGCCTGCTGGACGTGCTCGACGGCCCGCACGGCGACGACGCCAGCATTCGTCCGAACCAGATCCTCGCCGTCAGCCTGCCCCACTCGCCGCTGACCAAAAAACAGCAACAGGCCGTGGTCGCCGTCTGCGCCCGGGTGCTGCTGACCTCGTATGGACTGCGCTCGCTGTCGCCCGGCCATCCCGATTATCGGCCATATTATTCAGGCGGCGTCTGGGAACGCGACGGCGCCTATCACCAGGGCACGGTCTGGGCCTGGCTGCTGGGCCATTACGCCCTCGCCGAACACCGCGTCACCGGCGACGCCGCCCTGGCGCTGTCGCGCCTCGAACCGCTGGCCGATCACCTGCGCGACGCCGGGCTCGGCACTGTCAGCGAAATCTTCGACGCCGACCCGCCCCACCACCCGCGCGGCGCGCCGGCCCAGGCCTGGTCGGTGGCTTGCGCGCTGGAGGCGTGGTGGCGGATTTCGGCGTTGAACGGCCGGAAGTGA
- a CDS encoding VOC family protein has product MRKNVSRAAGLLFLLLFLAPLHAAPLHAAPVVRAVDAVGITVSDLERSLAFYTGVLSFEKVGEVEAAGTGIERLTGVFGARIKTARLRLGDESIELIEFLAPQGRPIPPDSRSNDRWFQHIAIIVSDMPRAYAHLRKHRVRHASPGPQRLPDWNPDAGGIEAFYFRDPDGNHLEILHFPPDKGDPKWRRDDGRLFLGIDHTAIVVADTDASLRLYRDALGLRVAGTAENHGIEQERLNNVFGARLRITALKAAVGPGIELLEYLAPQTGRPMPADTRANDLWHWQTHLTVDKPGDAGADLRHSGGHWVSPGAVDTGGAGLGFDHGLLAHDADGHGLLLIAK; this is encoded by the coding sequence ATGAGAAAAAATGTTTCCCGCGCCGCAGGGCTGTTATTCCTGCTGTTGTTCCTTGCGCCTCTACACGCTGCGCCCCTGCATGCCGCGCCGGTCGTGCGCGCGGTGGATGCCGTGGGCATCACCGTCAGCGACCTGGAGCGCTCTCTGGCCTTTTACACCGGCGTGTTGTCCTTCGAGAAAGTGGGCGAGGTCGAGGCGGCCGGCACCGGCATCGAACGCCTCACCGGCGTGTTCGGCGCGCGGATAAAAACGGCGCGCCTGCGCCTGGGCGACGAATCCATCGAACTCATCGAATTCCTCGCGCCGCAGGGCCGCCCCATCCCGCCCGACTCGCGCAGCAACGACCGCTGGTTCCAGCACATCGCCATCATCGTCAGCGACATGCCGCGGGCCTACGCCCACTTGCGCAAGCATCGCGTGCGGCACGCCTCGCCCGGCCCCCAGCGCCTGCCGGACTGGAACCCCGATGCCGGCGGCATCGAGGCCTTTTATTTCCGCGACCCCGACGGCAACCACCTGGAGATCCTGCATTTCCCGCCGGACAAGGGCGACCCCAAATGGCGCCGCGACGACGGCCGTCTGTTCCTCGGCATCGACCACACCGCCATCGTGGTGGCCGACACCGACGCCAGCCTGCGCCTCTACCGCGACGCACTCGGCCTACGCGTCGCCGGCACGGCCGAGAATCACGGCATCGAGCAGGAGCGCCTCAACAACGTTTTCGGCGCGCGGCTGCGCATCACGGCGCTGAAGGCGGCGGTCGGGCCGGGCATCGAACTGCTGGAATACCTGGCGCCGCAAACCGGCCGACCCATGCCCGCCGATACCCGGGCCAACGATTTATGGCACTGGCAGACCCATCTCACGGTGGACAAGCCCGGCGACGCCGGCGCGGACTTGCGGCACAGCGGTGGGCACTGGGTCTCGCCGGGGGCGGTGGACACGGGCGGCGCCGGACTGGGATTTGACCACGGGCTGCTGGCGCACGACGCCGATGGCCACGGCCTGTTACTGATCGCCAAATAA